In Leptospira stimsonii, the following proteins share a genomic window:
- a CDS encoding CTP synthase: MSRTKFIFVTGGVSSSLGKGVTVAALGCLLESRGYTVSLQKMDPYINIDPGTMSPYQHGEVYVTADGAETDLDLGYYERFTHSKLTRKNSVSTGQIYNTVIQRERKGDYLGRTVQVVPHITNEIRNRMYIVAREENPDFIIVEIGGTVGDIESIPFLEAIRQMRYEHGSSNVLFVHLTLVPTITAAGEAKTKPTQHSVKELLGLGIQPDILVCRVSQPMTKEMKNKLSLFCNVKEENVISASDISTSIYEIPKMYKEEKLDEVVLKTMGLEIGTSKFEDWDTMVKGLLTTKQTVQVAVVGKYISLQDAYRSIYESLSHGGIAHETKVEFVKIDPENLDKENVIGALKNVHGILVPGGFGDRGIEGKILAIQYARTQGIPFFGICLGMQCAVVEFGRNVLGLKDANSTEIRPDTENPVISLLEEQNDIEQMGGTMRLGSYPCKIKKGTLAFAEYKSELIHERHRHRFEFTNRYKQQYEENGMVLSGSSPDDNLVEIVEIPKHKWFIGVQFHPEFQSKPTAPHPLFAGFIGAAVKYSKKG, from the coding sequence TTGTCGAGAACTAAGTTTATCTTTGTAACCGGAGGGGTGAGTTCCTCCCTTGGAAAAGGAGTCACCGTTGCGGCTCTGGGATGTCTTTTGGAAAGTAGAGGATATACGGTTTCCCTCCAAAAGATGGATCCATACATCAACATCGATCCGGGAACCATGAGTCCATATCAGCACGGTGAAGTGTACGTTACCGCAGACGGAGCCGAGACCGATTTGGATCTTGGTTACTACGAACGTTTTACCCATTCCAAACTCACTCGTAAGAATTCGGTTTCGACCGGTCAAATTTATAATACCGTAATTCAAAGAGAAAGAAAAGGGGACTACCTCGGTCGGACCGTTCAGGTGGTTCCTCATATCACAAACGAAATCCGAAACCGAATGTACATCGTCGCTCGGGAAGAGAATCCGGATTTCATCATCGTAGAAATCGGCGGGACCGTCGGAGACATCGAATCCATTCCATTCTTAGAAGCCATTCGTCAGATGCGATACGAACACGGAAGTTCCAACGTTCTCTTCGTTCATCTTACATTAGTTCCAACGATCACTGCCGCCGGAGAGGCGAAGACAAAACCGACGCAACACTCCGTCAAAGAATTACTCGGTCTCGGAATTCAACCGGATATCTTGGTCTGCCGCGTATCACAGCCGATGACAAAAGAGATGAAAAACAAACTTTCCCTTTTTTGCAACGTAAAAGAAGAGAACGTCATTTCCGCGAGCGACATCTCAACATCTATATACGAAATTCCTAAAATGTATAAGGAAGAAAAGTTGGACGAAGTCGTTTTGAAAACGATGGGTCTGGAAATCGGAACTTCCAAGTTTGAAGATTGGGATACGATGGTGAAAGGACTTCTCACCACAAAACAAACCGTGCAGGTTGCGGTCGTAGGAAAATACATTTCCTTACAAGACGCGTATCGCTCGATCTACGAAAGCCTTTCTCACGGTGGAATCGCCCACGAAACAAAAGTCGAATTCGTAAAAATCGATCCCGAAAATCTGGATAAGGAAAACGTAATCGGCGCGCTCAAAAACGTACATGGAATTTTGGTTCCAGGCGGTTTTGGGGATCGCGGAATCGAAGGAAAAATTCTCGCGATCCAATACGCAAGAACACAAGGAATTCCATTCTTTGGAATCTGTCTCGGAATGCAATGCGCGGTCGTTGAGTTTGGAAGAAACGTCCTCGGTCTGAAGGATGCGAATTCTACCGAAATCAGACCAGACACGGAAAATCCCGTGATCTCGCTCTTAGAAGAACAAAACGACATCGAACAAATGGGCGGAACGATGAGACTCGGTTCTTATCCGTGCAAGATCAAAAAAGGAACCCTCGCTTTCGCGGAATACAAATCGGAGCTCATTCACGAACGTCATAGACACAGGTTTGAATTTACCAACCGTTACAAGCAACAATATGAGGAAAACGGAATGGTTCTTTCCGGTTCTTCCCCGGACGATAATCTCGTAGAGATCGTGGAAATTCCAAAACACAAATGGTTTATCGGAGTTCAGTTCCATCCCGAATTCCAATCCAAACCGACGGCGCCTCATCCTTTATTCGCTGGATTTATCGGCGCCGCCGTGAAATACTCAAAGAAAGGATAA
- a CDS encoding C40 family peptidase — MYKILFYFFILFLFQTKIFADPFSDLLKEDFETGQTLLIKNSVFQKLGSKSKDPRVMEITKNTIPWAIMEGLAPDAVAELIVNQYYVSLSGMRFTESEDAIPALAKQKLSEKDFVLVSLFVKETDQAGIREEIRNVFLSTALKSRWDGFSILAGGRALIAGKYVGIPENRLASRILSLLPTKGGNAPFEKTDSAFRQAIFFNPTNDRYTLASDLLSQLKSLHSGTKSKSLDSWTTSIATARSLDSGLNSAGEIVIGDRPKFGFEENIPEPPLVPEVEPDAPINPGKSDWEVLQSSRLLSVVKEWQGTPYYWGGTSKKGVDCSGFTFSSLTDTRVGVPAKIVPRLGRDQAKSGAHVAHDDLQAGDLIFFSASPNQSKITHVGLVISDKEFSHASSTRGVVIDKISMKWWIDRYVTSRRVFKKVTP; from the coding sequence ATGTATAAGATTCTATTTTATTTTTTTATCCTCTTCCTATTCCAGACTAAAATTTTTGCCGATCCTTTTTCCGATCTCCTTAAGGAGGATTTTGAAACCGGACAGACACTTCTTATAAAAAATTCGGTCTTTCAAAAATTAGGAAGTAAATCCAAAGATCCCCGGGTGATGGAAATCACTAAAAATACGATTCCTTGGGCGATCATGGAAGGATTGGCTCCGGACGCAGTAGCGGAATTGATCGTAAATCAATATTACGTTTCCCTTTCGGGCATGCGCTTTACGGAATCGGAGGACGCGATTCCAGCACTTGCTAAACAAAAACTTTCCGAGAAGGATTTTGTCCTTGTTTCCCTCTTTGTAAAAGAAACGGATCAGGCGGGCATTCGGGAGGAGATTCGGAATGTTTTTCTTTCGACGGCCCTCAAATCTCGTTGGGACGGCTTTTCCATCTTAGCCGGGGGAAGAGCGCTCATAGCGGGAAAATACGTTGGGATTCCTGAAAATCGGCTGGCTTCTCGCATTCTAAGTTTGCTTCCAACAAAAGGGGGGAACGCACCTTTTGAAAAAACGGATTCTGCTTTTCGTCAGGCGATATTTTTCAATCCGACAAATGATCGTTATACGCTTGCGTCCGATCTACTTTCTCAACTTAAGTCTCTACACTCGGGGACAAAAAGTAAGTCATTAGATTCCTGGACGACTTCGATTGCGACTGCGCGCTCACTCGATAGCGGGCTAAATTCCGCGGGAGAAATTGTGATCGGTGATAGGCCAAAATTCGGTTTCGAAGAAAATATTCCTGAACCACCCTTAGTACCGGAAGTCGAGCCGGACGCCCCTATAAATCCAGGAAAGTCGGATTGGGAAGTTTTACAATCTTCTCGTCTACTTTCCGTTGTAAAGGAATGGCAAGGGACTCCTTACTATTGGGGAGGAACTTCAAAGAAGGGTGTCGACTGCTCGGGTTTTACATTTAGTTCTTTAACGGATACTCGCGTAGGAGTTCCTGCAAAAATCGTTCCTCGTCTCGGAAGAGATCAGGCAAAGTCAGGGGCACACGTTGCACACGATGATCTTCAAGCAGGAGATCTTATTTTCTTTTCCGCTTCGCCGAATCAAAGTAAAATCACTCACGTTGGGCTCGTGATTTCGGATAAAGAATTTTCCCATGCCTCTTCTACAAGAGGAGTGGTGATCGATAAGATTTCAATGAAGTGGTGGATCGATCGATACGTTACTTCCCGGAGAGTTTTTAAAAAAGTAACTCCTTAA
- the rfaE1 gene encoding D-glycero-beta-D-manno-heptose-7-phosphate kinase, whose protein sequence is MYYLDRNRFHTSTEKLKYLRIIVIGDFILDEYLIGEVNRISPEAPVPVVWVRKEKITLGGAGNVVKNLSSLGVKSVVLGRAGKDEKAKSLLELLSNENTDREKNFLLQSEEVPTILKTRVIAGHQQVCRIDKEELKPITKKEEDLLIEAFLDRIDSSDAVILSDYDKGTLTPRLIQEISQICFDKKKIVTVDPQVSHFFLYKGVSILTPNHHEAGKAIGKKLETDSEILQASQEITEKLSSPSLMITRGEKGMSLYLTSKKEIFHIPTVAREVFDVTGAGDTVISAYTAYHAAGLSELDASVVSNAAAGVVVGKLGAETVTPEELNSSLQSMGTFSG, encoded by the coding sequence TTGTATTATCTGGATCGAAATCGTTTTCACACTTCCACTGAAAAACTAAAATACTTAAGAATCATCGTAATCGGTGATTTTATTTTAGATGAATATCTGATCGGCGAAGTAAATCGGATCTCTCCGGAAGCCCCCGTTCCCGTCGTTTGGGTACGAAAGGAAAAGATTACTCTAGGGGGTGCCGGAAACGTAGTCAAAAATTTATCGAGTTTGGGAGTGAAATCCGTCGTCCTCGGAAGAGCCGGAAAAGATGAAAAAGCGAAAAGTCTTTTAGAACTTCTTTCCAACGAAAACACAGACCGAGAAAAAAACTTTCTTCTTCAATCCGAAGAGGTTCCTACCATTCTCAAAACACGTGTCATTGCAGGGCATCAACAAGTCTGTAGAATCGACAAAGAAGAATTAAAGCCGATCACAAAAAAAGAGGAAGATCTTCTCATCGAAGCATTCTTAGATAGAATCGATTCTTCCGACGCGGTCATTCTTTCCGATTACGATAAGGGAACCTTGACTCCGAGACTCATTCAAGAAATTTCCCAAATCTGCTTCGATAAAAAAAAGATCGTCACGGTCGATCCTCAAGTAAGTCATTTTTTTCTCTACAAAGGTGTGAGTATTCTCACGCCCAATCATCATGAAGCTGGGAAGGCGATCGGAAAAAAACTCGAGACGGATTCCGAAATTCTTCAAGCCTCTCAAGAAATCACCGAAAAACTTTCTTCTCCTTCTCTTATGATCACGAGAGGTGAAAAGGGAATGAGTTTATATCTGACTTCCAAAAAAGAAATCTTTCATATTCCGACCGTCGCAAGAGAAGTTTTTGATGTCACAGGAGCGGGGGATACCGTGATCAGCGCTTACACTGCCTATCACGCGGCGGGACTCAGCGAGTTAGACGCAAGTGTCGTCTCCAATGCCGCCGCGGGAGTCGTCGTCGGAAAACTCGGTGCCGAAACCGTAACTCCGGAAGAACTCAATTCTTCTCTTCAATCGATGGGAACTTTTTCGGGATAG
- a CDS encoding cob(I)yrinic acid a,c-diamide adenosyltransferase yields MKIYTKKGDFGQTSLATGAKVLKSDRRVELYGTADELNSTIGVVKAFLSSESSLHSPLEMIQNLLFELGSELAGFRPKEESCILEDDIFFLEKEIDSMQEKLTPLKKFILPGGTKASSFLHISRTVSRRLEREMVHYKEEGLEILSQPMIFMNRLSDYFFVAARYANLEEKIQEPTWTSRAKL; encoded by the coding sequence ATGAAAATTTATACAAAGAAAGGGGACTTCGGTCAGACCTCCTTAGCAACCGGAGCCAAGGTCCTGAAATCGGACCGTAGAGTGGAATTATATGGAACAGCCGATGAACTGAATTCCACAATCGGAGTCGTAAAAGCCTTTTTATCTTCTGAGAGCAGTCTCCATTCTCCCTTGGAAATGATTCAGAATTTACTCTTTGAACTCGGTTCAGAATTAGCAGGTTTTCGGCCAAAAGAAGAATCCTGCATTTTAGAGGACGATATATTCTTCCTCGAAAAGGAAATCGATTCAATGCAGGAAAAATTAACCCCTTTAAAAAAATTCATCCTTCCGGGTGGAACAAAAGCATCCTCTTTTTTGCACATTTCGAGAACGGTTTCCAGAAGATTGGAAAGGGAAATGGTCCACTATAAAGAGGAAGGTCTGGAAATTCTTTCTCAACCGATGATTTTTATGAACCGACTCTCGGATTATTTTTTTGTCGCCGCACGTTACGCAAATTTAGAGGAAAAAATTCAGGAACCGACATGGACGTCCAGGGCAAAACTTTAA
- a CDS encoding LON peptidase substrate-binding domain-containing protein: protein MLPVSTTTVPIFPLPEIILFPGTYLPLHIFEPRYRLMLDYCMESGEELAVAPILPAKSRAPSKHPEIETVFGWGKIIRRDPLPDGRSNILLEGKGIAKLIDYETVEPFRVARIEKIEPDFDYLKDENFKKIFERLLFMTKRILLSEGAGEDLILRMNELMTHPFPIDFIASILNFEFSKKQEILVDPNPMEKTKILLEIVEELNLKE from the coding sequence ATCCTTCCCGTGTCAACTACTACTGTCCCTATCTTTCCTTTGCCGGAAATCATTCTATTCCCTGGGACTTACCTGCCTCTCCATATCTTCGAACCCCGCTACAGATTGATGTTGGATTATTGTATGGAATCCGGAGAAGAATTGGCCGTTGCTCCCATTCTTCCCGCGAAATCCAGAGCCCCTTCGAAACATCCGGAAATTGAAACCGTTTTTGGTTGGGGAAAGATCATTCGAAGAGATCCACTTCCCGACGGAAGATCCAATATTCTCTTAGAAGGCAAAGGAATCGCAAAACTGATAGACTATGAAACTGTGGAACCATTTCGGGTTGCTCGTATAGAAAAGATAGAACCTGATTTTGACTATCTGAAAGACGAAAATTTTAAGAAGATTTTTGAAAGACTACTTTTTATGACCAAGAGAATTCTTCTTTCCGAGGGCGCCGGGGAAGACCTCATTCTGAGAATGAACGAACTCATGACGCATCCTTTTCCGATCGATTTTATCGCTTCCATTCTTAATTTTGAATTTTCAAAAAAACAGGAAATTCTCGTAGATCCAAATCCGATGGAGAAAACGAAAATTCTTTTGGAAATAGTGGAAGAGCTCAATTTAAAAGAATGA
- a CDS encoding DUF1564 domain-containing protein — protein MGCLLLNSEQEIRSLLREDKTDVVTLLIPDSTLSRYDERERRLLPRRVPVLLMRYGKYLSSVKRLGKKAGKTLYQPSPGHSKMKRVNVRLGTASWTLLGVLAQAHGVSRCYLFNYLLWLDEVGVGSSIVNTMNEGAPTFHRNYRYILHLDFPENRIKRSLECEPSHLFSVLDYRDWFDS, from the coding sequence ATGGGTTGCTTATTATTAAATTCCGAACAGGAAATTCGTTCCCTTCTGCGCGAGGACAAGACGGACGTTGTTACCTTATTGATACCGGATTCTACCCTTTCTCGTTACGATGAAAGAGAAAGGAGACTACTGCCAAGGAGAGTCCCCGTACTTTTGATGCGATACGGGAAATATTTGAGTTCCGTAAAACGTTTAGGAAAGAAAGCGGGCAAGACTTTATATCAGCCGAGCCCGGGTCATTCTAAAATGAAGCGAGTAAACGTTCGGCTGGGGACTGCAAGTTGGACTCTTTTAGGTGTTCTCGCGCAAGCACATGGCGTGTCCCGCTGTTACCTTTTTAATTATCTTTTGTGGTTGGATGAGGTGGGAGTGGGAAGTTCTATCGTGAATACGATGAATGAGGGAGCTCCCACATTTCACAGGAATTACAGATATATCCTCCACCTCGATTTTCCGGAAAATCGAATTAAACGTAGCCTAGAATGCGAACCCTCCCATCTATTTTCTGTTCTCGATTATCGAGATTGGTTTGATTCCTAA
- a CDS encoding flagellin: MIINHNISALRTNNVLKSVNKELDKTMEKLSTGQRINRAGDDALGFAMSEKMRTQIRGLAQAERNVMDGVSFIQVTEGTLEQVNNILQRLRELSIQTSNGIYSNEDRKLVQLEVDQLIEEVDRIGKSAEFNRIKPLSGDHSKQSNKPIQLQVGPNQNEKLDIFIDSMNATGLQLMTNGKKQALSSPASANAMIGILDTAISKVNQQRADLGAYYNRLEITSQGLQSSYVNMVAAESRVRDADMAEQIVDYTRNQILTKSGSAMLAQANMRPDQVVKLLSDRFG, encoded by the coding sequence ATGATCATCAATCACAACATAAGTGCGCTCCGTACAAATAATGTACTGAAGAGCGTGAACAAAGAATTGGATAAAACCATGGAGAAACTCTCCACCGGTCAACGAATCAATCGTGCCGGGGACGATGCTCTTGGTTTTGCCATGTCGGAAAAAATGCGGACTCAGATCCGCGGTCTTGCCCAGGCGGAACGAAACGTGATGGACGGGGTTTCTTTCATTCAAGTAACGGAAGGAACTCTCGAACAAGTAAATAACATTTTGCAAAGACTCCGTGAACTTTCCATCCAAACCTCGAACGGTATCTATTCAAATGAGGATAGAAAACTCGTTCAATTGGAAGTCGATCAATTGATCGAAGAAGTGGATCGTATCGGAAAATCCGCAGAATTCAACCGAATCAAACCCCTTTCGGGAGACCATTCCAAACAATCGAATAAGCCCATTCAGCTTCAGGTTGGTCCGAATCAAAATGAAAAGTTGGATATCTTTATCGATTCGATGAACGCAACCGGTCTGCAGTTGATGACAAATGGAAAAAAACAAGCCCTCTCCTCTCCTGCCAGCGCGAACGCGATGATCGGAATTTTGGATACGGCGATTTCCAAAGTGAATCAACAGCGTGCAGATCTCGGAGCCTACTACAATCGCTTGGAAATCACTTCTCAAGGATTACAATCCAGTTATGTGAATATGGTCGCCGCTGAAAGCCGTGTAAGGGACGCGGATATGGCGGAGCAGATCGTTGATTATACGAGAAACCAAATTCTCACTAAAAGTGGTTCTGCGATGTTGGCTCAGGCGAACATGAGACCAGATCAAGTAGTGAAATTGTTAAGCGACCGATTTGGCTGA
- a CDS encoding peptide MFS transporter: protein MDVQGKTLSSHPKSLSILFLTETWERFSFYGMRALLVLFLTKVFHYSDAVAQDIYGYYIGLVYLTPLIGGYLADRYLGFKVSIYLGTTLMMFGHLSLAFETKPFFFLGLALLIIGVGFFKPNISTVMGRIYEEENKNHMKDSGFTIFYMGINLGGFLGPIFCGYFSAAFGWGYGFGVAAFGVLFGILIFLFGQRIFPKSVFEPGRKKQLNQSWTPIPLTKEEKERVAVIFIFATFMIIFWGVFEQIGSSMNLFIDRHVDRNLFGYEIPTPLFQSLNPLLILLFAPLVAAFWTALAKRNLKPDTSTRFAYGFLILSLGYITLVAATYDFQSGNKISALWLLLMVALITIGELFTSPVGLSLVTKLAPNHLGGFLMGVWFISSFFGGILTGKLGGLMSTESFPSFFGMFAGLAFIGSFVLYLARKKFQKWMHGGDL from the coding sequence ATGGACGTCCAGGGCAAAACTTTAAGTTCTCATCCGAAATCTCTTTCCATTCTTTTCCTAACGGAAACCTGGGAACGATTTAGTTTCTACGGTATGCGAGCCTTGCTCGTTTTATTTTTGACGAAGGTCTTCCACTATTCAGATGCGGTGGCGCAGGATATCTACGGGTATTACATTGGTCTTGTCTATCTTACACCGTTGATCGGAGGTTATCTGGCAGACCGATATCTCGGTTTTAAAGTTTCGATTTATCTCGGAACAACGCTCATGATGTTCGGCCACTTAAGTCTTGCATTCGAAACAAAACCATTTTTCTTTTTAGGACTCGCGTTACTCATCATCGGAGTCGGCTTTTTTAAACCGAATATATCTACGGTTATGGGAAGGATCTATGAAGAAGAAAATAAGAATCACATGAAGGATTCCGGTTTTACGATCTTCTATATGGGAATCAACCTCGGAGGTTTTCTCGGGCCGATCTTTTGTGGTTATTTTAGTGCGGCCTTCGGCTGGGGATATGGTTTTGGGGTGGCGGCTTTCGGAGTTCTTTTCGGAATCTTGATCTTCCTTTTTGGTCAGAGAATTTTTCCGAAAAGTGTATTCGAACCCGGAAGGAAGAAACAATTAAACCAGTCATGGACACCGATTCCATTGACCAAAGAAGAAAAGGAGAGGGTGGCGGTGATCTTTATTTTTGCGACATTTATGATCATTTTCTGGGGAGTTTTTGAACAAATCGGCTCTTCGATGAATCTATTTATCGATCGACACGTAGATCGTAATCTTTTTGGATACGAAATTCCGACCCCCTTATTTCAATCTCTAAACCCTCTATTGATCTTACTGTTTGCTCCTTTAGTCGCCGCGTTTTGGACCGCTCTTGCGAAAAGAAATTTAAAACCGGACACTTCCACAAGGTTCGCCTATGGATTTCTAATATTGAGCCTTGGGTATATCACTTTAGTCGCGGCGACGTATGATTTCCAAAGCGGAAATAAAATTTCCGCACTCTGGCTACTTCTTATGGTTGCGCTCATTACGATCGGCGAGTTGTTTACTTCTCCGGTAGGACTTTCCCTCGTAACAAAATTAGCGCCGAATCATTTGGGGGGATTCTTGATGGGGGTCTGGTTTATTTCCAGTTTTTTCGGAGGAATCTTAACCGGAAAGTTAGGTGGACTCATGAGCACCGAAAGTTTTCCTTCCTTTTTTGGGATGTTTGCAGGTTTGGCATTTATAGGAAGTTTCGTTTTGTATTTGGCAAGAAAGAAATTTCAAAAATGGATGCACGGCGGAGATTTGTAA
- the rfaE2 gene encoding D-glycero-beta-D-manno-heptose 1-phosphate adenylyltransferase, giving the protein MDLKNHIVPWEEVASFSDQIRNSKKIVFTNGCFDLVHRGHLTYLSQARELGDFLWIGLNGDSSVKRLKGSQRPVVSEEDRAILLGNLRFVDAVTIFNQDTPLELLRLVRPAIHVKGGDYKVEDLPETPLVREFGGEVKILPFVPGKSTSLLIEKILKL; this is encoded by the coding sequence ATGGATTTGAAAAATCATATCGTTCCCTGGGAAGAAGTTGCATCCTTTTCCGATCAAATTCGAAATTCTAAAAAAATCGTTTTTACAAACGGGTGTTTTGATCTCGTTCATCGAGGACATCTCACCTATCTTTCTCAAGCGAGAGAACTGGGCGATTTTCTCTGGATCGGACTCAACGGGGATTCTTCGGTAAAGAGACTCAAAGGCTCGCAAAGACCCGTCGTTTCTGAAGAAGACAGAGCGATTCTTCTGGGAAACCTTCGTTTCGTGGATGCCGTCACAATTTTCAACCAAGATACTCCGTTAGAGCTCCTACGATTGGTCCGTCCGGCGATTCACGTCAAAGGGGGAGATTATAAAGTGGAAGATTTGCCGGAAACTCCTTTGGTTCGAGAATTCGGAGGTGAAGTCAAGATCTTGCCTTTTGTGCCCGGAAAATCCACTTCACTTTTGATAGAGAAAATCCTGAAACTCTAA